From Osmerus mordax isolate fOsmMor3 chromosome 8, fOsmMor3.pri, whole genome shotgun sequence, a single genomic window includes:
- the mtmr9 gene encoding myotubularin-related protein 9: MEFAELIKTPRVDGVVLHRPFLPTVEGTLCLTGHHIILSSRQDNTEELWLLHSNIDSIEKRFVGSLGTIIVKCKDLRVIQLDVPGMEECLNIASSIEALSTLDSVSLMYPFFYRPMFEVVEDGWKSFLPEDAFKDLESMTDEWRLSEVNKDFRTCPSYPPLVAVPKDIDDDTLRKVATFRHGGRFPVLSYYHKKNGMVMMRSGQPLTGTNGRRCKEDEKLINATLRAGKRGYIIDTRTINVAQQAKARGGGFESEANYPQWRRIHKAIERSSVLQESLIKLVEACNDQSHSMDRWLSKLEASNWQSHVKEILTTACLAAQCIDREGASVLVHGTEGTDTTLQVSSLAQIILDPACRTIRGFQALVEREWLQAGHPFQQRCAQSAYSNNKPRWEAPVFLLFLDCVGQILNQFPCSFQFNQNFLVLLFEHAYASQFGTFLGHSAAERAKLGLPEKTVSLWSWVNCPQELERLSNPLYEPNSLVIWPSVAPQSLQLWEGVFLRWNRSSKCLDEAYDEMVHIIEYNKELQSRVNSLRRQLAQLETEDPLLQTP; the protein is encoded by the exons ATGGAGTTTGCAGAGCTGATAAAAACTCCACGGGTGGACGGGGTGGTCCTTCACCGCCCCTTCCTGCCCACAGTGGAGGGGACCTTGTGTCTGACAGGGCACCACATTATCCTGTCCTCCAGACAGGACAACACAGAGGAGCTGTGGCTACTGCACTCCAACATCGACTCCATTGAGAAAAG GTTTGTAGGCTCTCTGGGCACCATAATAGTGAAGTGCAAAGACCTGAGGGTGATCCAGCTGGATGTCCCTGGGATGGAGGAGTGCCTCAACATTGCCAGCTCCATTGAG GCTCTGTCTACATTGGACTCTGTTTCCCTGATGTACCCATTCTTCTACCGGCCCATGTTTGAGGTCGTAGAGGATGGCTGGAAGTCCTTCCTGCCAGAGGACGCTTTTAAAGACCTGGAGTCCATG ACAGATGAGTGGAGACTGAGTGAGGTCAACAAGGACTTCAGGACgtgcccctcctaccctcctctggTCGCCGTGCCCAAAGACATAGATGACGACACCCTGAGGAAGGTGGCCACCTTCCGCCATGGAGGACGCTTCCCTGTCCTCAGCTACTATCACAAGAAGAATGGCATG GTTATGATGAGATCGGGCCAGCCCCTGACGGGCACCAACGGGCGTCGCTGCAAGGAGGACGAGAAGCTCATCAATGCCACGCTGAGGGCGGGCAAGCGTGGCTACATCATCGACACTCGCACCATCAATGTGGCGCAGCAGGCCAAGGCGCGTGGGGGCGGGTTTGAGTCCGAGGCCAACTACCCCCAATGGCGGAGGATCCACAAGGCCATAGAGAG GTCCAGCGTCCTGCAAGAGAGCCTGATCAAGCTGGTGGAGGCCTGCAACGACCAGTCCCACAGCATGGACCGCTGGCTCAGTAAGCTGGAGGCCTCCAACTGGCAGAGCCATGTCAAGGAGATCCTCACCACCGCGTGCCTGGCCGCTCAGTGCATTGACAG ggaGGGGGCATCGGTGCTTGTCCACGGTACAGAGGGGACAGACACCACCCTGCAGGTGTCCTCTCTGGCCCAGATCATCCTGGACCCGGCCTGCAGGACCATCCGGGGCTTCCAGGCTCTGGTGGAGAGGGAGTGGCTGCAG GCCGGTCACCCTTTCCAGCAGCGCTGTGCCCAGTCAGCTTACTCTAACAACAAGCCCCGCTGGGAGGCCCCTGTCTTCCTGCTCTTCCTGGACTGTGTGGGCCAGATCCTCAACCAGTTCCCGTGCTCGTTCCAGTTCAATCAGAACTTCCTGGTTCTGCTTTTCGAACACGCCTACGCCTCCCAGTTTGGCACCTTCCTGGGCCACAGCGCCGCCGAGAG ggcTAAGCTGGGCCTGCCTGAAAAGACAGTGTCTCTGTGGTCGTGGGTGAACTGTCCCCAGGAGCTGGAGCGTCTGTCCAACCCCCTGTATGAGCCCAACAGCCTGGTCATCTGGCCCTCAGTGGCCCCCCAGAGCCTGCAGCTGTGGGAGG gggTGTTCCTGCGCTGGAACCGTTCGTCCAAGTGCCTGGATGAAGCCTACGACGAGATGGTGCACATCATCGAGTACAACAAGGAGCTGCAGAGCAGAGTCAACAGCCTGCGCAGACAGCTGGCCCAGCTGGAGACGGAGGACCCTCTACTGCAGACAccctag